ATATTAACTTGGTTGAAAATCAATGTCGTGGGCCCAAAGCCTCTCACAAAACATCCAACTAGTCTGTCAATCTACAAAGGCAAAGTCAGAGGTAGACCAATATTTGGCAGGGAATCTTCTCCCATATACGGAAGGGTTTGATATATTAACTTGGTTGAAAATCAATGTCGTGAAGTATCCTGttcttggagagatagcccacAGTATTTTAGTCATCCATATTAGCACTGTAGCCTCAAAGTCGGCCTTTAGTACCTGAGTGCGCATATTGGATCCATTCCGGAATTCTTTGTCCCCTACCACTATGGATGCATTGATTTGAATGTAGAATTAGATCAAAGACACTCAAATTCATATTTTGGATGTTATTGACTTTAATGAGACCAACGAGGAGAATGGTGGTAATCAACCTGGATCTGGTAAtcgttgatttcattttattattttgatttatattcatttcatcgatattaatttcaaatttaattattgtagTCATTCATGATACGACGTCTACCTCCGTTGCAGTATGACTTCATCATATTGGACCCCgacccaccattgccatttGCCATAGGTTTGTATATACTACAATTTGTATTgtcccttaatttttttttttgtatttatataattttttgtatctaattgtttttataatcttaCTATAATATAGTCATATGCGCACTTCAAGCCTCAATCCTAATTCCAAGCCGAAATTCAAATGATATATTATCAATGTCGCATCTTGATCCTcatctcatcttggttagtcagattttaatttgtaattttttaatttgttttttgtttataattctaatttatattCCTATTCAATTGttaatgtttcagattttataaTCTCACGACTCACAGCAGGCAGTACTAAATTCTATTTCCACCCTTGGCCACCCGCCCCAAATGtcaaatttaaagtttaaagctTCTCATTgtcacttttattatttatgttcaattgtatttatattttacatattcaatTCTTTGTAATGCTGATACAATCACAATGtcccttttatgtttgtaattctataattattctctcttaatttgtattgttgtaatagtttagttattatagttttattataaattctattattgtaaattgtaatagctTAGGAGTTAGGagtattatactattagtaatacttctttaatcttttttctcttaatttgtatttttttattgtaaattcaatttactgttatttaaaaaattatacattttttttattgttgggtcCAAAATGGCCCATAAACACTTTTGGCCCATTTCAATGCTTTGGGCCCATAAACTATATTCTATGCCCACGGCCCCCTTACCCCATTGTGGGGCGGGAGGTGAGAAGGGAGTGCCCCCATATCGTATGGTGCGGGTAgcacttttataaaaaaatgaacattttcgACATCTTTTAAAAAGTGCCACAAAATGTTATTTCGAGAACTTTAACACTATTTTGAACGATAAAATGTAAAAGGGTTATGTTTATATCATTGCACCTTTTCATaatagattttgttatttttttatataaaaaagttcaagcccaaaaaaaaattaagaatttgattaaagaaaaaagctcaaaaaattttcattgcCGGTGATCCTGAATTTGAGTAACAAAATCTCCAACACAAGCCAAGGCTTTTAAATGCAGTTACAAAAATTATTCGGAATTAACTCGAAAAATATCTGAATCTAAATGATATAACCAGAGTAGTTACCAGACAAATCCACAAGAAAATTCATCTCATCGCCATAGCCTACTTATGAAGCCCTTCTTGTCTTTCTTCATCCTATTTTCAAGAGATGGGAACTCGATAAAATTGTAGGCAAGGTCAAGAACAATGGGATTGCGAGGGATTGCTTGGTAGGCAGGAGGGAAGACTTCAATGCGCGGAACTCCTTTCGCATTCGCATCACCAACTGCAGACTCATAGGTATCGAGTTTCTCCACAAGGAATTTCTCCGTCTGAAAATAATATAAGCCAAATCATATTTGTCACGACAATCTTAGAATATATATCGATGTACacagattttgtaaaaataccAAAGTACATCCTGTTACATggagatgcatgcatgcacacggGCGTGCAAACAAGCAAATATAAAATGAagcaaatcatatcaatttctttttttctgacGAGATATTTtaggtgtgtgtatatatatgtagcatgtatacatatgtatatatatcatatacatatatatatatacatacatatctaTATTTCTGATTAGTAACgtgattcatatattttttttttttacaaggatCGTAATTCATATTACTTACTAGAGCAAAATGCTTATATCCATCTCAAAATGAATGCAAATGAGCTTGAATCAAGATTTCTTCTGTACAAACCCCTAAGTTATAAAAGGATAAATCTCCTCCCGAGGCAGCATTTTGGTTCTAAGGCTCCtttatttaaatgttgagaaagagaaaaatagaaggcataAAATACCTTCTTATCAGCTCCTGTTAATGAAATATTAGAAATTCTTTTTGAGAGATTCTCTGGAGCCTTCATCTCCTCCATCATCCCCTTTGCATGCTCTATACAACTGTTGGATCTGCACTCCTCGCACAATATCTTCAACTGTTGGATTCTCTGTAATACAAAAGATGGATGTGCattacagataaaaaaaaaaaaaattcctttgtACGCAAGCCATCAGTAAACAAATCTGAATCCTAACTCAAAAGTCATCGATgttctaatttattataaaacagCACATCATAAAGAGGACTATGATGTGCACACACAAATACAGAAGTAGATAGATAGCCAGAGATGTTTATACAAAAACCTGATCGCTCCCATTTGCAATTTGGAAGTTCTGAAGGGCTTCCTCGGCAAGAGACCGAGCACGGCAGTATAATGCATATGCTTCTGCCCTCTTTCCAGACAAGCTGTAAGATTTTGCCAAGTAGAAGCACCTACAATTACCAAAATCAAATACAAGTCTAATCTCTGGTATTTGTTGGCGAACTAAAGACAGCCTTATCATTTTGAGGAAACCCTCAACAAGATAATAGCACAGAATGCAATATCTTCCAATTGGTCCAAGAAGATAAGGACGTTAAGATATATTTGATTCCATCATTAGCTGAATAGGTCAAAGTGTCATCTGCAACAAAATAGTACAAAGAACTGGTTCCCTGTCTAATCCGTGAATATATTACCCTCTGATTTAGGCAAAGGTAGAACGGCACATGTTTTTAATAtggcatttttttcaaagcaactgcTTGCAACTAAATCCAAAAAATGTTGCATTTTCAAAAGGTCCTACAAAAGCATGACAAAAGATGGCGGgaatttttttaagacaatAAACAATTATGGAAGATCAATCTAACATCCAGACCCAAATTTTATAGGCTTTATAAGTTTGGGCCACGGGCCCAATTTTGTTGAGGCTGGAAGGAGGATTAATTTATTGGGCCCATTGGCTCATACAAATTATTTGAGGATCTAGTATCAAGGAGATACGATTGGATATGAAATTATGGACCTAGATTCAAAATGGAGTATGTTTTGCCCATTAGGCCCATATATGGATGGATAAGCCCAAGTATTTTCTTACTGAGACtataatttttgttgtttgtttttttgggaATTCATTTTCGATAAATTAggtatttttattatgttgggTCTCTTTACCGGGCACAGCTACAAAAGTATGTAACACTCCTAACCTACTGGATGGGGGTGTTACAATCAATTTAAATATAGATGCACCCTTTAAATAATTGCATGGGAAGAAATTGAACGCAACAAAGCATGTTCAAGCTCAGTAAAATAGAAGGCTCAGAATTCAAACCTTTCTGCTCGGAAGGACAAACTTTTAAGCGCGCACTCTTCAGAAAATGACAGTTCTTCTGGTTTTCTATCTCTTCCAGAATTAACCAAGTCTGAAAGATCAGTCGTATTCTGCAAAACATAACAAACAGTTTCAAGGTTTTTCTATTAAATCAGAGGCTGGCATCTATCAACTTTAGTATTACgtcaaaatattgttatatgaAGAAAACCTAGTAAAAACCAGACGGAGATAGCTAACCTGCAGTAAAAGATCATACAGGCGTACAAGTTCTTCAGGTTTGGTAACTTTCTCACTTTTGTCATCACGTCGCCTAGTAAGTTTACTCTTTGCAATGCTAACCAACAACTGGTTGCGCTCAATGGTTCTTTGTCCTAAGACAGCACTAACAGCCTTATCAAGACCATTTAAGTCGTCTTTCACATTTTCAGCATTACCTGAACTGGCCTAAAACATGCACTGCCTCAGGAAAGGAGTCTAAAAGATGTAAAGTAGAACATAAAGAAATCCTACAgattaaagaggaaaaaaatggataaaagaTACCAATACATTGAGGGAAAAATGCAACATAAATAAATGGACCTCACTTTTTGGTAAAACAATGATAAAATTAAGTCAACTTTCCCTACCAAGTCACTACGAATGCAGCTCCTGGCCTCATGATATGCAGTAAAAATTTTGTCAAAGATGGCTAGTCTTCTCTCTGCCGAGAGTGAATCTGCAGAAGGACCATGCAAATCTTTCTCCAATTCTTGAGCTGAACAAGtttgtcccaaaaaaatttaaaaaaaatgagaatgttgTGGActtaaaagcaaacaaaaataatgggAAAAGGAACAGACAACCTTATTTTGCATGTCTATAtcgtatatactatatataaattttcatagtACAGAGCTCTACTTTAATGGAGCCACATAATCAACTATCTCAGtatattactattaaatgaCAAGTGTAATAAAGCAACATTATCCACTCTCCATTTGTGTTGTTATTAAATAAGAATTAAATAATACATAACATTAAGTTGGACttataaatcaatatataaCATATCCAATtagattttactaatttttgtttaaattaaaatgattaaacataatatatttattaaacgAGAAAATACAGACCCCACCCAAAGAAACACTACCATACAATTTGCAATGTCCCCCTTCCAAACTTCCAATTTCAGCTACGTCCACTCCCCCTAAAGTACCAAGAACTTGCAAGGCATCTCCTTTCTCTATTAAAGACAAAAGTGCCCTAAGAATTTCTAATAATACAAAATACccctattaaatttaaataaactaaatgaaaaaaaaaagttagaacaAAAATTGTGAATTTACCGCATAATACCTCAAGGTATGATAACTTAGTTATATggagtaaattttattattcttgtgCATTGCACAAGTCTACGAGTAGTTTTAGAAAAGTTGCAAGACACCATCTGCCACCTTCTTATAATCAATTCGAGCTATTACATGAAGAATATCAAAGACCCCTATTAAAGCTTATCCTAATACAGTAAAAAGCGAAAGATGCAACATTAAATTCCTCTTTGAAAAACTATCAGCATGTTCCATGTAAAACATTCATCAGCCTTACAAACTAAACCTCATCAAAATCTACTACAAGGCTTAGTCTTATACCAAAATTTAATCTTCAATAAACTCCTTTCCAAACATGATCGTTTCCAACAGTTCCAAAGAtcaaaaaataagatttggCAAGGTTGAATAGGAATTTTTGCCTTCAATGGTATGTTACGTTAGGATGACCTGAAAGCATATGGTTGTGAAGATATTGTCATGATGGTGCTCTAACAAAATGAGTCATGGGCCAAA
This genomic interval from Juglans regia cultivar Chandler chromosome 3, Walnut 2.0, whole genome shotgun sequence contains the following:
- the LOC108993924 gene encoding signal recognition particle subunit SRP68, whose amino-acid sequence is MLTMEIDHPKPNAPDQVSPKFSINVLQLLKSAQMQHGLRHGDYTRYRRYCTARLRRLYKSLKFTHGRGKYTRRAVTESNVTEVRFLHLVLYTAERAWSHAMEKRQLPDGPTARQRIYLIGRLRKAVKWATLFSHLCAIKGDSRTSLESEAYASYMKGNLLFERDQNWDMALMNFKSARAVYEQLGKYGDLENQVLCRERVEELEPSIRYCLHKIGESNLQASELLQIDEMEGPALDLFKAKLEAVMAEARSQQAASMTEFHWLGHRFPISNGKTRVAILKAQELEKDLHGPSADSLSAERRLAIFDKIFTAYHEARSCIRSDLASSGNAENVKDDLNGLDKAVSAVLGQRTIERNQLLVSIAKSKLTRRRDDKSEKVTKPEELVRLYDLLLQNTTDLSDLVNSGRDRKPEELSFSEECALKSLSFRAERCFYLAKSYSLSGKRAEAYALYCRARSLAEEALQNFQIANGSDQRIQQLKILCEECRSNSCIEHAKGMMEEMKAPENLSKRISNISLTGADKKTEKFLVEKLDTYESAVGDANAKGVPRIEVFPPAYQAIPRNPIVLDLAYNFIEFPSLENRMKKDKKGFISRLWR